One genomic segment of Helianthus annuus cultivar XRQ/B chromosome 14, HanXRQr2.0-SUNRISE, whole genome shotgun sequence includes these proteins:
- the LOC110903783 gene encoding wall-associated receptor kinase-like 10 isoform X3 — translation MKQLLIFHLLFLILLTTESTEALNLAKKGCQERCGEVGIPFPFGIGEHCALDERYAVDCYSSIPYLSVFKNMEVMNVSLEQQTITVNASVNFDCKNRVLNSSQILISNIDFGGSGSPFLFSRLHNIFVAVGCGNAVIKDVDGTTVTGCSTTCSNDTFIDLKNCYGVGCCQATVPYHLQQFTLNSTRLERQGADGTCGSAFLVDEDSFLNGNFSLRFMSGDHYSVPISLFWPLARIYPQDVPTFKRPECTDVEFYLHDGTLEGYRKCQCSTSEEGNPYLPNGCRKTEKCMECERKGGLCSRSYSTEYDDATSQILSIPSCDIPFGPKSSLGVILGVSISLSLLFLTAFIYGLHKVITKTIEKRQKEKFFKRNGGLLLKQQEATDAGLIDKTILFTSKDLEMATDNYNENRILGRGGQGTVYKGMLADGRIVAVKKSKIVDESQLDQFINEVVILSQVNHRNVVKLLGCCLETEVPQLVSEFVPNGTLYDFIQDDAGEFQFSLNTRLQIATEVAGALSYLHSATSIPIYHRDIKTTNILLDEKYRAKVSDFGTSRFVSIDQTHLTTSVKDLI, via the exons ATGAAGCAACTTCTAATTTTCCATTTACTTTTCTTGATACTGTTAACAACAGAATCAACAGAAGCTCTTAATTTGGCCAAGAAAGGATGCCAAGAAAGATGCGGGGAGGTCGGGATTCCATTCCCTTTTGGAATCGGAGAACATTGTGCTTTGGACGAACGGTATGCTGTTGATTGTTACTCATCAATCCCATATCTGTCTGTATTCAAAAACATGGAGGTGATGAATGTAAGTTTGGAACAACAAACAATCACAGTAAACGCCTCAGTGAACTTTGATTGCAAGAATCGAGTCTTAAATAGTAGTCAAATCTTAATCAGCAACATCGACTTTGGAGGCAGTGGAAGTCCCTTCCTGTTTTCCAGATTGCATAACATATTCGTCGCTGTGGGATGTGGCAATGCTGTGATCAAGGATGTGGATGGGACTACTGTCACAGGATGTTCAACAACTTGTAGCAATGACACTTTTATCGACTTAAAGAACTGCTATGGCGTTGGGTGTTGCCAAGCGACAGTTCCATATCATCTCCAGCAGTTCACCTTGAATTCAACACGATTGGAAAGGCAGGGTGCAGATGGAACATGTGGATCCGCCTTCTTGGTGGATGAGGATTCATTCCTTAATGGAAACTTTTCTCTTCGGTTTATGTCTGGGGACCACTATTCTGTTCCGATATCACTTTTTTGGCCACTAGCACGTATTTACCCGCAAGACGTTCCAACTTTTAAGCGCCCAGAGTGCACAGATGTCGAGTTTTATCTACATGACGGTACATTGGAGGGTTACAGAAAGTGCCAGTGCAGTACATCAGAAGAAGGAAACCCATATCTACCAAATGGGTGCAGAA AAACTGAAAAATGTATGGAGTGTGAACGTAAGGGGGGTCTTTGTAGCCGCTCCTATAGTACAGAATATGATGATGCTACATCGCAAATTCTCTCCATACCGTCTTGTGACATACCATTTGGCCCCAAATCATCACTAGGTGTTATTCTGG GTGTCAGCATAAGCTTGAGTTTGCTTTTCCTAACGGCGTTTATCTATGGATTACACAAAGTAATCACGAAAACCATAGAAAAGAGACAGAAAGAAAAGTTTTTTAAACGCAATGGTGGTCTACTTCTTAAACAACAAGAAGCAACTGATGCAGGCTTAATTGATAAAACCATACTTTTCACCTCCAAAGACTTGGAGATGGCCACTGACAATTATAACGAGAATAGAATTCTTGGCCGAGGAGGTCAAGGTACGGTGTATAAAGGCATGTTAGCAGATGGAAGAATTGTCGCTGTCAAGAAGTCAAAGATTGTTGATGAAAGCCAGTTAGATCAATTTATCAATGAGGTTGTGATTCTGTCACAAGTCAATCATAGGAATGTGGTCAAATTATTGGGATGCTGCCTAGAAACTGAGGTTCCTCAACTCGTCTCTGAATTTGTCCCAAACGGCACGTTGTATGACTTTATTCAAGATGATGCCGGTGAGTTTCAATTCTCTTTGAACACGAGATTACAAATTGCTACTGAGGTTGCAGGAGCACTCTCTTACTTACATTCAGCAACTTCCATTCCAATATACCATAGGGACATCAAGACCACCAATATTCTTTTGGATGAGAAGTATAGGGCCAAAGTTTCTGACTTTGGAACCTCCAGATTCGTCTCAATAGATCAAACTCACTTAACTACGTCAGTCAAAG ATCTCATCTGA
- the LOC110903783 gene encoding wall-associated receptor kinase-like 2 isoform X1: MKQLLIFHLLFLILLTTESTEALNLAKKGCQERCGEVGIPFPFGIGEHCALDERYAVDCYSSIPYLSVFKNMEVMNVSLEQQTITVNASVNFDCKNRVLNSSQILISNIDFGGSGSPFLFSRLHNIFVAVGCGNAVIKDVDGTTVTGCSTTCSNDTFIDLKNCYGVGCCQATVPYHLQQFTLNSTRLERQGADGTCGSAFLVDEDSFLNGNFSLRFMSGDHYSVPISLFWPLARIYPQDVPTFKRPECTDVEFYLHDGTLEGYRKCQCSTSEEGNPYLPNGCRKTEKCMECERKGGLCSRSYSTEYDDATSQILSIPSCDIPFGPKSSLGVILGVSISLSLLFLTAFIYGLHKVITKTIEKRQKEKFFKRNGGLLLKQQEATDAGLIDKTILFTSKDLEMATDNYNENRILGRGGQGTVYKGMLADGRIVAVKKSKIVDESQLDQFINEVVILSQVNHRNVVKLLGCCLETEVPQLVSEFVPNGTLYDFIQDDAGEFQFSLNTRLQIATEVAGALSYLHSATSIPIYHRDIKTTNILLDEKYRAKVSDFGTSRFVSIDQTHLTTSVKGTFGYFDPEYFQSSQFTEKSDVYSFGVVLLELFTREKPISLTKFGEHRNLAIYFMLAMEEGRVMSVFDQVVVNEDSKGVLLAIANLATRCLSTNGKHRPTMKEVAIELEGIRMSHVPSTVEHPLMFTYNWSTSSFKETIN, translated from the exons ATGAAGCAACTTCTAATTTTCCATTTACTTTTCTTGATACTGTTAACAACAGAATCAACAGAAGCTCTTAATTTGGCCAAGAAAGGATGCCAAGAAAGATGCGGGGAGGTCGGGATTCCATTCCCTTTTGGAATCGGAGAACATTGTGCTTTGGACGAACGGTATGCTGTTGATTGTTACTCATCAATCCCATATCTGTCTGTATTCAAAAACATGGAGGTGATGAATGTAAGTTTGGAACAACAAACAATCACAGTAAACGCCTCAGTGAACTTTGATTGCAAGAATCGAGTCTTAAATAGTAGTCAAATCTTAATCAGCAACATCGACTTTGGAGGCAGTGGAAGTCCCTTCCTGTTTTCCAGATTGCATAACATATTCGTCGCTGTGGGATGTGGCAATGCTGTGATCAAGGATGTGGATGGGACTACTGTCACAGGATGTTCAACAACTTGTAGCAATGACACTTTTATCGACTTAAAGAACTGCTATGGCGTTGGGTGTTGCCAAGCGACAGTTCCATATCATCTCCAGCAGTTCACCTTGAATTCAACACGATTGGAAAGGCAGGGTGCAGATGGAACATGTGGATCCGCCTTCTTGGTGGATGAGGATTCATTCCTTAATGGAAACTTTTCTCTTCGGTTTATGTCTGGGGACCACTATTCTGTTCCGATATCACTTTTTTGGCCACTAGCACGTATTTACCCGCAAGACGTTCCAACTTTTAAGCGCCCAGAGTGCACAGATGTCGAGTTTTATCTACATGACGGTACATTGGAGGGTTACAGAAAGTGCCAGTGCAGTACATCAGAAGAAGGAAACCCATATCTACCAAATGGGTGCAGAA AAACTGAAAAATGTATGGAGTGTGAACGTAAGGGGGGTCTTTGTAGCCGCTCCTATAGTACAGAATATGATGATGCTACATCGCAAATTCTCTCCATACCGTCTTGTGACATACCATTTGGCCCCAAATCATCACTAGGTGTTATTCTGG GTGTCAGCATAAGCTTGAGTTTGCTTTTCCTAACGGCGTTTATCTATGGATTACACAAAGTAATCACGAAAACCATAGAAAAGAGACAGAAAGAAAAGTTTTTTAAACGCAATGGTGGTCTACTTCTTAAACAACAAGAAGCAACTGATGCAGGCTTAATTGATAAAACCATACTTTTCACCTCCAAAGACTTGGAGATGGCCACTGACAATTATAACGAGAATAGAATTCTTGGCCGAGGAGGTCAAGGTACGGTGTATAAAGGCATGTTAGCAGATGGAAGAATTGTCGCTGTCAAGAAGTCAAAGATTGTTGATGAAAGCCAGTTAGATCAATTTATCAATGAGGTTGTGATTCTGTCACAAGTCAATCATAGGAATGTGGTCAAATTATTGGGATGCTGCCTAGAAACTGAGGTTCCTCAACTCGTCTCTGAATTTGTCCCAAACGGCACGTTGTATGACTTTATTCAAGATGATGCCGGTGAGTTTCAATTCTCTTTGAACACGAGATTACAAATTGCTACTGAGGTTGCAGGAGCACTCTCTTACTTACATTCAGCAACTTCCATTCCAATATACCATAGGGACATCAAGACCACCAATATTCTTTTGGATGAGAAGTATAGGGCCAAAGTTTCTGACTTTGGAACCTCCAGATTCGTCTCAATAGATCAAACTCACTTAACTACGTCAGTCAAAGGTACATTTGGTTATTTTGATCCAGAGTACTTCCAATCTAGTCAGTTCACCGAGAAAAGTGATGTCTATAGTTTTGGAGTTGTTTTGCTCGAACTTTTTACGAGAGAGAAGCCAATTTCCTTGACAAAATTTGGCGAACATAGAAATTTAGCAATATATTTTATGCTTGCCATGGAAGAAGGTCGTGTGATGTCTGTTTTTGACCAGGTGGTTGTGAACGAGGATTCAAAGGGTGTGCTCTTGGCAATAGCTAACTTGGCAACGCGATGTTTGAGTACGAATGGGAAACATAGACCAACAATGAAAGAAGTAGCTATTGAGTTAGAAGGAATTAGAATGTCACATGTGCCTTCTACAGTTGAACATCCACTGATGTTTACATATAACTGGTCAACATCAAGTTTCAAAGAAACAATTAATTAA
- the LOC110903783 gene encoding wall-associated receptor kinase-like 10 isoform X2 encodes MKQLLIFHLLFLILLTTESTEALNLAKKGCQERCGEVGIPFPFGIGEHCALDERYAVDCYSSIPYLSVFKNMEVMNVSLEQQTITVNASVNFDCKNRVLNSSQILISNIDFGGSGSPFLFSRLHNIFVAVGCGNAVIKDVDGTTVTGCSTTCSNDTFIDLKNCYGVGCCQATVPYHLQQFTLNSTRLERQGADGTCGSAFLVDEDSFLNGNFSLRFMSGDHYSVPISLFWPLARIYPQDVPTFKRPECTDVEFYLHDGTLEGYRKCQCSTSEEGNPYLPNGCRKTEKCMECERKGGLCSRSYSTEYDDATSQILSIPSCDIPFGPKSSLGVILGVSISLSLLFLTAFIYGLHKVITKTIEKRQKEKFFKRNGGLLLKQQEATDAGLIDKTILFTSKDLEMATDNYNENRILGRGGQGTVYKGMLADGRIVAVKKSKIVDESQLDQFINEVVILSQVNHRNVVKLLGCCLETEVPQLVSEFVPNGTLYDFIQDDAGEFQFSLNTRLQIATEVAGALSYLHSATSIPIYHRDIKTTNILLDEKYRAKVSDFGTSRFVSIDQTHLTTSVKGGCERGFKGCALGNS; translated from the exons ATGAAGCAACTTCTAATTTTCCATTTACTTTTCTTGATACTGTTAACAACAGAATCAACAGAAGCTCTTAATTTGGCCAAGAAAGGATGCCAAGAAAGATGCGGGGAGGTCGGGATTCCATTCCCTTTTGGAATCGGAGAACATTGTGCTTTGGACGAACGGTATGCTGTTGATTGTTACTCATCAATCCCATATCTGTCTGTATTCAAAAACATGGAGGTGATGAATGTAAGTTTGGAACAACAAACAATCACAGTAAACGCCTCAGTGAACTTTGATTGCAAGAATCGAGTCTTAAATAGTAGTCAAATCTTAATCAGCAACATCGACTTTGGAGGCAGTGGAAGTCCCTTCCTGTTTTCCAGATTGCATAACATATTCGTCGCTGTGGGATGTGGCAATGCTGTGATCAAGGATGTGGATGGGACTACTGTCACAGGATGTTCAACAACTTGTAGCAATGACACTTTTATCGACTTAAAGAACTGCTATGGCGTTGGGTGTTGCCAAGCGACAGTTCCATATCATCTCCAGCAGTTCACCTTGAATTCAACACGATTGGAAAGGCAGGGTGCAGATGGAACATGTGGATCCGCCTTCTTGGTGGATGAGGATTCATTCCTTAATGGAAACTTTTCTCTTCGGTTTATGTCTGGGGACCACTATTCTGTTCCGATATCACTTTTTTGGCCACTAGCACGTATTTACCCGCAAGACGTTCCAACTTTTAAGCGCCCAGAGTGCACAGATGTCGAGTTTTATCTACATGACGGTACATTGGAGGGTTACAGAAAGTGCCAGTGCAGTACATCAGAAGAAGGAAACCCATATCTACCAAATGGGTGCAGAA AAACTGAAAAATGTATGGAGTGTGAACGTAAGGGGGGTCTTTGTAGCCGCTCCTATAGTACAGAATATGATGATGCTACATCGCAAATTCTCTCCATACCGTCTTGTGACATACCATTTGGCCCCAAATCATCACTAGGTGTTATTCTGG GTGTCAGCATAAGCTTGAGTTTGCTTTTCCTAACGGCGTTTATCTATGGATTACACAAAGTAATCACGAAAACCATAGAAAAGAGACAGAAAGAAAAGTTTTTTAAACGCAATGGTGGTCTACTTCTTAAACAACAAGAAGCAACTGATGCAGGCTTAATTGATAAAACCATACTTTTCACCTCCAAAGACTTGGAGATGGCCACTGACAATTATAACGAGAATAGAATTCTTGGCCGAGGAGGTCAAGGTACGGTGTATAAAGGCATGTTAGCAGATGGAAGAATTGTCGCTGTCAAGAAGTCAAAGATTGTTGATGAAAGCCAGTTAGATCAATTTATCAATGAGGTTGTGATTCTGTCACAAGTCAATCATAGGAATGTGGTCAAATTATTGGGATGCTGCCTAGAAACTGAGGTTCCTCAACTCGTCTCTGAATTTGTCCCAAACGGCACGTTGTATGACTTTATTCAAGATGATGCCGGTGAGTTTCAATTCTCTTTGAACACGAGATTACAAATTGCTACTGAGGTTGCAGGAGCACTCTCTTACTTACATTCAGCAACTTCCATTCCAATATACCATAGGGACATCAAGACCACCAATATTCTTTTGGATGAGAAGTATAGGGCCAAAGTTTCTGACTTTGGAACCTCCAGATTCGTCTCAATAGATCAAACTCACTTAACTACGTCAGTCAAAG GTGGTTGTGAACGAGGATTCAAAGGGTGTGCTCTTGGCAATAGCTAA